Proteins encoded in a region of the Novipirellula caenicola genome:
- the fdhD gene encoding formate dehydrogenase accessory sulfurtransferase FdhD produces MTAPPPPNRSQATDERAEKGDGENGARQFEVRQVRAKSAAVVSDLVAIEEPLEIRVVIDEDGKKKDRSISITMRTPGADEKLAVGFLVTEGIATERDDVLAVRPCRSGSVVRVRLRDTLPVDLQRLQRHFFTSSSCGVCGKASIESVAVQIQSPLQPCTPTVAADAIGKLPDRLRHAQRLFDQTGGLHASGLFDGEAKLLAVEEDVGRHNALDKLIGGQWMEDTSVFTRSILVVSGRISFELVQKALVVGIPIMVAVGAPSSLAIELAQRHGMTLVGFTKHDRYNVYHDDGRIENG; encoded by the coding sequence ATGACTGCCCCGCCCCCACCGAACCGCTCGCAAGCGACTGACGAGCGGGCCGAAAAAGGGGACGGTGAAAACGGGGCACGTCAGTTTGAGGTCCGGCAAGTACGCGCTAAATCAGCCGCAGTGGTTTCGGATCTCGTGGCGATCGAAGAGCCGCTCGAGATCCGGGTGGTGATCGATGAGGACGGTAAAAAGAAAGACCGTTCGATCTCGATCACCATGCGAACTCCCGGTGCCGACGAAAAACTTGCCGTCGGATTCTTGGTTACCGAGGGCATCGCGACCGAGCGCGACGATGTGCTCGCGGTTCGCCCGTGTCGCAGCGGTTCGGTCGTCCGCGTGCGACTGCGAGACACGCTGCCGGTCGATCTACAACGGCTGCAGCGTCACTTTTTTACCTCCAGCAGCTGCGGGGTTTGCGGCAAAGCGTCCATTGAATCCGTGGCGGTGCAGATCCAATCACCGCTCCAACCGTGCACCCCCACGGTTGCCGCCGACGCCATCGGTAAACTTCCCGATCGGCTGCGTCATGCCCAGCGACTGTTTGATCAAACCGGAGGCCTGCACGCCAGCGGATTGTTTGACGGTGAAGCCAAATTGCTAGCAGTCGAAGAGGATGTCGGACGCCACAATGCGTTGGACAAGTTGATCGGCGGCCAATGGATGGAGGACACCAGCGTCTTTACTCGCTCGATTCTCGTCGTCAGCGGACGGATCAGTTTTGAATTGGTGCAAAAAGCCTTGGTCGTCGGGATTCCGATCATGGTCGCCGTGGGAGCGCCATCGAGTTTGGCAATCGAATTGGCGCAGCGGCACGGAATGACGTTGGTCGGATTTACTAAGCATGATCGGTACAATGTTTATCATGACGACGGGCGAATCGAGAACGGTTGA
- a CDS encoding DUF4404 family protein — protein MTREDLLLALQTVHQELENADDLADEDVARLRQTMAEIEAVLGRSDDEESSLSDQISESARRFEKSHPLLTNTLGRIADMLQQMGI, from the coding sequence ATGACACGCGAAGATTTGCTCTTGGCACTGCAAACCGTTCATCAAGAACTGGAAAATGCGGACGACCTCGCCGACGAGGATGTCGCCCGCTTGCGGCAAACCATGGCCGAAATCGAAGCGGTGCTAGGGCGAAGCGATGACGAAGAAAGTTCGCTGAGTGACCAGATCAGCGAATCGGCGCGTCGTTTTGAAAAGTCGCACCCGCTGCTGACCAACACGCTCGGCCGCATCGCCGACATGCTGCAGCAAATGGGTATCTAG
- a CDS encoding Gfo/Idh/MocA family oxidoreductase has product MKPLNIGMVGYGFMGRTHSNGYAQANHFFPCEYKPVLKAVCARNKEKAQAFADNWGYESVETDWREMLKRDDIDAIDVCTPNNLHKEISIAAAEAGKMVLCEKPLALNQADGEEMCQAVEKAGVKNMVWYNYRRVPAVTLAKQLIDEGRLGRIFHYRANFLQDWTINADVPQGGAATWRLDAEAAGSGVTGDLLAHCIDTALWLNGSIKDVSAVTETFVKERMHSETGKKEPVKIDDACSFFCHFDNGSLGLFESTRYARGHKALYTFEINGENASIRWDLHDLHRLEYFDHSDDSIVRGWRSVHISDGEQPYMKNWWVPGLNIGYEHTFIHQVADFLKSLETGEQMHPSFRDALETQKVCDAVLDSAAQRAWKDV; this is encoded by the coding sequence ATGAAGCCGCTGAATATTGGGATGGTTGGATATGGGTTCATGGGACGAACTCACTCGAACGGTTATGCCCAAGCGAACCACTTTTTCCCATGCGAATACAAACCGGTCTTGAAGGCGGTGTGTGCTCGCAACAAGGAAAAGGCACAAGCGTTCGCGGACAACTGGGGTTACGAGTCGGTCGAAACCGATTGGCGCGAAATGCTCAAGCGTGACGACATCGACGCCATCGATGTCTGTACGCCTAACAATTTGCACAAAGAGATTTCGATTGCTGCCGCCGAAGCGGGCAAGATGGTGCTGTGCGAAAAACCGCTGGCACTGAATCAAGCCGATGGCGAAGAGATGTGCCAAGCGGTCGAAAAGGCCGGCGTGAAAAACATGGTCTGGTACAACTATCGCCGTGTCCCCGCCGTCACGCTGGCCAAACAATTGATCGACGAAGGTCGCTTGGGCCGGATCTTTCATTACCGAGCTAACTTCCTGCAAGACTGGACGATCAACGCCGACGTGCCTCAGGGTGGTGCGGCGACATGGCGTTTGGATGCCGAAGCGGCGGGCAGCGGCGTGACTGGTGACTTGTTGGCCCACTGTATCGATACAGCACTTTGGCTGAACGGCAGCATCAAGGATGTGTCGGCTGTGACCGAAACGTTTGTCAAAGAGCGGATGCACAGCGAAACGGGCAAGAAAGAGCCGGTCAAGATCGACGATGCTTGCAGCTTCTTCTGTCACTTCGACAACGGTTCGCTCGGCTTGTTCGAATCGACTCGTTACGCTCGTGGACACAAGGCGCTTTACACGTTTGAAATCAATGGCGAAAACGCCTCGATTCGCTGGGACCTGCACGATCTGCATCGTCTCGAATACTTTGACCACTCGGACGATTCGATCGTTCGCGGTTGGCGAAGTGTGCACATCAGTGACGGCGAACAACCGTACATGAAAAATTGGTGGGTTCCTGGACTGAACATTGGTTACGAACACACGTTCATTCACCAAGTCGCCGACTTCCTGAAATCACTGGAAACCGGCGAACAAATGCACCCCAGTTTCCGCGATGCACTCGAAACGCAAAAGGTTTGCGACGCGGTCTTGGATAGTGCAGCCCAACGCGCCTGGAAGGACGTCTAA
- a CDS encoding sugar phosphate isomerase/epimerase family protein, producing the protein MKLHNAMWPGLVGKGTDEGQEPPISLERMLDLTAAAEVDGQKFDGIDYFLFLPHTNPEASDDEIRKIADLIASKGLAVGSLVAPIWPGTVGDSAMGDAEQQAKFLSAVKMACRIAGIFNDHGVRQYGAIRIDSAEFGVEKWREDPKANTQKIANTFKEAAKIAADHGERLAAEGEICWAGMHSWKDILDLLEAVGMPESLGFQADLAHTYLYLMGYNAPEHALLHEGYSDEEFYAAYEKMTDKLRPWTIDFHVAQNDGEVHGAGSHDKTGKHCPADDPNGKLDIVKCSGYWLKDAEKRGIKHICWDGCMFPNATLEDPHTWNTILDTMIKVRDTHCTSQTA; encoded by the coding sequence ATGAAACTTCACAATGCAATGTGGCCCGGATTGGTGGGCAAGGGAACCGACGAAGGCCAAGAGCCACCGATCAGCCTCGAGCGGATGCTCGACCTGACCGCGGCAGCTGAAGTCGACGGCCAAAAGTTTGATGGCATCGATTACTTTTTGTTCCTGCCGCACACCAATCCCGAAGCCAGCGACGACGAGATTCGCAAGATTGCGGATTTGATCGCCAGCAAGGGCTTGGCGGTCGGTTCGTTGGTCGCGCCGATTTGGCCGGGCACCGTTGGTGATTCGGCGATGGGGGATGCCGAGCAACAAGCCAAGTTCCTGTCGGCTGTGAAGATGGCTTGCCGCATCGCGGGGATCTTTAACGACCACGGCGTGCGTCAATACGGAGCGATCCGCATCGACAGCGCCGAGTTTGGTGTCGAAAAGTGGCGTGAAGACCCCAAGGCGAACACGCAAAAGATTGCCAACACGTTCAAAGAAGCGGCCAAGATCGCGGCCGACCATGGCGAGCGTTTGGCGGCCGAAGGCGAAATCTGCTGGGCCGGCATGCACAGCTGGAAAGACATCCTCGATCTGCTCGAAGCCGTCGGAATGCCCGAATCGCTTGGATTCCAAGCCGACTTGGCGCACACCTATCTGTACTTGATGGGCTACAACGCGCCCGAACATGCACTGCTGCATGAAGGCTACAGTGACGAAGAGTTCTATGCAGCCTATGAAAAGATGACCGACAAACTTCGCCCCTGGACGATCGACTTTCACGTCGCACAGAATGATGGCGAGGTTCACGGTGCCGGCTCGCACGACAAGACCGGGAAACACTGCCCGGCGGATGATCCCAATGGCAAATTGGATATCGTCAAGTGCTCGGGCTATTGGCTCAAGGACGCCGAGAAGCGTGGCATCAAGCACATTTGTTGGGACGGATGCATGTTCCCCAATGCGACGCTCGAAGACCCTCATACATGGAACACGATCCTCGACACGATGATCAAGGTCCGCGACACGCATTGCACTTCACAAACAGCATAA